A section of the Citrus sinensis cultivar Valencia sweet orange chromosome 8, DVS_A1.0, whole genome shotgun sequence genome encodes:
- the LOC107178131 gene encoding protein FAR1-RELATED SEQUENCE 5-like produces MDNLEQVEEVDEVEELEDLQGVTCGRNGKSKAKDTNVLRLQPNQKIGYNAKLGGRLDLVTGKWVIGNMILEHNHAVSPSKSRYYRCNRTISPFVKKQLEINDEVGIRMAQSFKSVVVEAGGFEKVSFLEKDARNHIDKVRRLRLGEGDAVAIQRYFKKMQTENDGFFFSLDLDDEGRLKNIFWADPRSRATYKDFGDVVTFDTTYLTNKYDMPFAPFVGVNHHGQSILLGCGLISHEDKETFTWLFDTWLSCMSGSPPLGIITDQDKAMKNAIEIVFPNTRHRWCLWHILKKVPEKLGRYVQYHAIRVSLHSVVYDSYTPVEFEEAWHGMLDKYDLINNQWLNGLYEERNCWVPCFVKNSFWAGMSTTQRSESMNAFFDGYVNSKTTLKQFVEKYEKAMESKIEKEWQADARCFSQRMPCRTSFAMEKQVEAVYTISKFQEFQQELANKIYCEVFSCGGSEYEVIENDEQSREKTLKVFFAKNEGEIHCVCKMFEYKGILCRHAIAVLSRNRIQLLPEKYILRRWRKDVRRFYSKVKVSYDARNSSIEHQRYREECTAFYDVAEVASKNEESHKNIMGWIEKAMKDVSLNVRSDGDDTCSYGGSRSYTENIQDPVVTRRKGRPPTQRKQKQFKRPKQKSNNASTSTTVEDSEIHEFSSQVATTVPTQESHMALLA; encoded by the exons ATGGATAATTTGGAGCAAGTGGAGGAGGTTGATGAAGTTGAAGAATTGGAGGATTTACAGGGGGTTACTTGTGGGCGAAACGGCAAGTCAAAAGCCAAAGACACTAATGTTTTGCGGCTTcaaccaaaccaaaaaattgGATACAATGCTAAACTTGGAGGACGTTTGGATTTGGTTACCGGAAAATGGGTAATTGGAAATATGATTCTTGAACATAACCATGCCGTGAGTCCGAGCAAGAGTAGGTATTATCGATGCAACCGTACCATTAGTCCATTTGTTAAAAAGCAACTTGAGATAAACGACGAAGTTGGAATTAGAATGGCTCAAAGTTTTAAGTCCGTTGTTGTCGAGGCTGGTGGCTTTGAAAAAGTCTCATTCTTAGAAAAAGATGCTAGAAATCATATTGACAAGGTGCGGCGATTAAGGCTCGGAGAAGGGGATGCTGTTGCAATTCAGagatattttaagaaaatgcaaACAGAAAATGATGGGTTTTTCTTTAGTCTTGACCTAGATGATGAGGGCCggttgaaaaatatattttgggcAGATCCAAGGAGTAGGGCAACTTATAAAGACTTTGGAGATGTAGTCACATTTGATACCACATACCTTACAAACAAATATGACATGCCATTTGCTCCTTTTGTAGGAGTTAATCATCATGGTCAATCAATTTTGTTAGGATGTGGGTTGATTTCGCATGAGGACAAGGAGACATTTACGTGGTTATTTGACACATGGCTATCATGCATGTCTGGCTCTCCTCCCCTTGGAATCATTACAGATCAAGACAAAGCGATGAAAAATGCGATTGAGATTGTTTTTCCAAACACTAGGCACCGATGGTGTTTATGGCATATACTGAAAAAGGTGCCTGAGAAGTTGGGAAGGTACGTTCAATATCATGCCATTAGAGTTTCATTACATTCCGTTGTTTATGATTCATATACTCCTGTTGAATTCGAGGAAGCTTGGCATGGCATGTTAGACAAATATGATCTTATTAATAATCAGTGGTTAAATGGATTATATGAGGAAAGAAATTGTTGGGTTCCATGTTTcgtgaaaaattctttttgggCTGGAATGTCAACCACTCAGCGTAGTGAAAGTATGAATGCTTTCTTTGATGGGTATGTTAACTCGAAAACAACTTTGAAACAATTTGTggagaaatatgaaaaagcaatggaaagtaaaattgagaaagaatGGCAAGCGGATGCTAGGTGTTTTAGCCAACGGATGCCATGTCGTACCAGTTTTGCAATGGAGAAGCAAGTTGAAGCAGTGTACACTATTTCCAAGTTTCAAGAATTTCAGCAAGAGTTGGCGAATAAGATATATTGTGAGGTTTTCAGTTGTGGGGGATCAGAATATGAAGTTATTGAAAACGATGAACAAAGTAgagaaaaaactttgaaagtCTTTTTTGCCAAAAATGAGGGTGAAATTCATTGTGTGTGTAAAATGTTTGAATATAAGGGCATTCTTTGCAGACACGCCATCGCAGTGTTGTCACGTAACCGTATACAATTACTGCCTGAAAAGTATATCCTACGAAGATGGAGGAAAGATGTACGGAGATTCTACAGTAAAGTCAAAGTCAGTTATGATGCACGAAATTCAAGCATTGAACATCAGCGGTATAGAGAGGAGTGCACTGCTTTTTATGATGTTGCTGAGGTAGcttcaaaaaatgaagaaagccataaaaatattatgggtTGGATTGAGAAAGCAATGAAGGATGTATCTCTGAATGTTCGAAGTGACGGTGACGATACATGCAGCTATGGTGGATCAAGAAGTTATACCGAAAACATACAAGATCCAGTAGTAACTCGGCGTAAAGGTCGTCCACCTACtcaaagaaagcaaaagcaatttaAGAGGCCAAAACAGAAATCGAATAATGCTTCGACTAGCACAACTGTGGAG GACTCGGAGATACATGAATTTTCTTCTCAGGTGGCTACTACAGTCCCAACACAAGAGAGCCATATGGCActg CTAGCATAA